The following coding sequences lie in one Mustelus asterias chromosome 6, sMusAst1.hap1.1, whole genome shotgun sequence genomic window:
- the LOC144495107 gene encoding G2/mitotic-specific cyclin-B1-like translates to MAVRLAKATRVGKDNVEPKVIPAKAGTKLGLRPRTALVDIGNKTQGAKVLLKKGKSTVAPKVEPVKKLTKPVAVVVQTEKYEDIPKLQVPASPSLMETSGCIAEDLCQAFSDVLLPVKDVDADDDDNPMLCSEYVKDIYKYLRRLEVEQSVKPKYLEGREVTGNMRAILIDWLVQVQRKFQLLQETLYMTVSIIDRFLQDNPVTKNQLQLVGVTAMLVASKYEEMYPPEIGDFVYVTDNTYTTAAIREMERKILRKLNFSLGRPLPLHFLRRSSKVAEVSSEHHTLAKYLMELTIVDYEMMHYLPSQIAAAAFCLAQKVLNNGDWTPLLQHYMAYKEDDLHPVMEHIAKNVVKVNQGLTKHVTVKNKYASSKQMKISTIPQLKSDVILNFSKHLVSLK, encoded by the exons GCTACTCGTGTTGGGAAAGACAATGTTGAACCAAAAGTCATTCCAGCAAAAGCTGGAACAAAACTTGGCTTGCGGCCGAGAACTGCTTTGGTAGATATAGGAAACAAGACACAAGGAGCAAAAGTCCTTCTGAAAAAG GGGAAAAGTACAGTGGCCCCAAAGGTGGAACCAGTGAAGAAGCTCACCAAACCAGTTGCAGTTGTTGTGCAAACAGAAAAATATGAAGATATACCAAAG TTACAAGTACCAGCATCACCATCCCTGATGGAAACATCAGGCTGTATTGCTGAAGATTTGTGCCAAGCCTTCTCGGATGTGTTGCTTCCTGTTAAAGATGTTGATGCAGATGATGATGACAACCCCATGTTATGCAGTGAATATGTTAAAGACATCTACAAATATTTGAGACGGCTAGAG GTGGAACAGTCAGTGAAGCCGAAGTACTTGGAAGGAAGGGAGGTAACTGGGAATATGCGTGCTATCCTAATCGACTGGCTTGTACAGGTTCAGAGAAAATTTCAGCTGCTCCAAGAAACATTGTACATGACAGTGTCCATCATTGATCGATTCCTTCAG GATAATCCAGTGACTAAGAACCAGCTACAACTTGTTGGTGTGACAGCAATGCTAGTGGCGTCCAAATATGAAGAAATGTATCCTCCTGAAATTGGAGACTTTGTCTATGTCACAGACAACACTTACACTACAGCTGCAATACGCGAGATGGAAAGGAAGATTCTCCGGAAGCTTAACTTCTCTCTAGGCAGGCCTCTGCCTCTGCACTTTCTGAGGAGGTCTTCAAAAGTTGCAGAA GTAAGCTCTGAACACCATACTCTGGCTAAATACCTGATGGAACTGACCATTGTTGACTACGAGATGATGCATTATCTCCCATCCCagattgctgctgctgctttttGTCTTGCTCAGAAAGTCTTGAATAATGGTGACTGG ACACCACTTCTGCAGCACTACATGGCCTATAAAGAAGATGATCTTCATCCAGTGATGGAGCACATTGCCAAGAATGTTGTGAAGGTCAATCAAGGTCTTACTAAGCATGTG ACGGTTAAGAACAAGTATGCCAGCAGCAAGCAAATGAAGATCAGCACCATTCCACAGCTAAAATCCGATGTGATTCTCAATTTTTCAAAGCATTTggtctctctgaaataa